A part of Entelurus aequoreus isolate RoL-2023_Sb linkage group LG03, RoL_Eaeq_v1.1, whole genome shotgun sequence genomic DNA contains:
- the LOC133645739 gene encoding uncharacterized protein K02A2.6-like produces the protein MRRDELTVVQGCLLWGSRVVVPPALRPQLLKELHAGHPGMVKMKAIARSHAWWPGLDAQIEQQARTCSKCQRNQKNPALSPLHTWPWPGSPWQRIHVDFAGPFEGHMFLVVVDAYSKWPEVQVMKTTTTEKTVQALRSMFACNGVPETLVSDNGPQFTAAEFGAFLRANGVKH, from the coding sequence ATGCGACGAGACGAACTGACAGTGGTCCAGGGGTGTTTGCTATGGGGCAGTAGAGTGGTGGTGCCTCCAGCGTTGAGACCGCAGCTTCTGAAGGAACTACATGCCGGGCACCCGGGCATGGTCAAGATGAAGGCCATTGCACGGAGCCATGCCTGGTGGCCGGGGTTAGACGCCCAGATTGAACAGCAGGCCAGGACATGCTCTAAGTGTCAACGGAACCAAAAGAACCCGGCGCTCTCCCCACTGCACACCTGGCCGTGGCCGGGATCCCCATGGCAACGGATCCATGTGGACTTCGCGGGGCCGTTCGAAGGACACATGTTCTTGGTGGTGGTAGATGCGTACTCTAAGTGGCCGGAAGTACAGGTGATGAAAACGACAACGACGGAGAAAACTGTACAGGCCCTGAGGAGTATGTTTGCTTGCAACGGAGTACCAGAGACACTGGTTAGTGACAATGGGCCACAATTCACAGCGGCAGAGTTTGGGGCATTTCTCCGGGCAAACGGAGTGAAGCACTAA